The following are encoded together in the Plasmodium reichenowi strain SY57 chromosome 3, whole genome shotgun sequence genome:
- a CDS encoding serine/threonine protein kinase, FIKK family, with amino-acid sequence MLNFILYDLKLTPKKNLVYKSKYIKEHTYNYFNYVVSNKEPKYVLCEFLTHICTVTFLGILYFILIFSGTFNYTSVSSYQIKEKAYCRFLSQHDYVKDCSDENMLSRIFKKILLRKKEHHEKFEDEQEDGRFLFSNFSIKDKWSKNKRISSIGDDIKSEFWSKENLMYNIKLLKNEKIEVNDYDTSDDDCDDNKISKYPKIWKERDNSKPIFNWHLGKISVLKMLDNAENFSIGGVKYKDWDLIPILPPNNNKNDKKVHKMFKASISARYGLKNRTMKFFIKKIPMDIWVKQYNLMTEYDGEYLLAGENAVMEAMALAFLNEYHPNIAPKFYKLLYEEDNKNCTDCILDNENFYDLNLFNDFLCEKLNTNINGNIVMISEYYGEDIFDFILRETEGFNTFLNKNKKKRILYESLHLLVKLHDAGFSHLDLSPENILITDKYQMLFCDFAKSTPLYSFKLRHLKHFEGLYSFESCEPSIGKIEYMPPECWNLLRKYKKMKIKDPMRNLNFITDQDKRKDFYYDVSNADKYMLGVFFIWVWNNGYLWSRSDPEQDHVFYELSQADMNFNMLERTKKWPDDFKFILKKLLHMEHRRNLDLKDLCKHPWFT; translated from the exons atgttaaattTTATTCTATATGATTTAAAATTGACACcgaaaaaaaatttagtatataaaagtaaatatattaaagagcacacatataattattttaattatgtGGTTAGTAATAAAGAACcaaaatatgttttatgTGAATTTTTAACTCATATATGTACTGTAACCTTTTTaggaatattatattttatattaata TTTTCAGGTACATTTAATTATACAAGCGTCTCATCATATcaaataaaagaaaaagcATATTGTCGATTTTTATCTCAGCACGATTATGTAAAAGATTGTTCGGATGAAAACATGTTGAGCCgtatattcaaaaaaattcttttaaGGAAAAAAGAACACCATGAAAAGTTTGAAGATGAGCAAGAAGATGGGAggtttttattttctaattttaGTATTAAGGATAAATGGAGTAAGAACAAACGTATTTCATCTATAGGAGATGATATAAAATCAGAATTTTGGAGTAAGGAGAATttaatgtataatattaaattattgAAAAACGAAAAAATTGAAGTGAATGATTATGATACTTCTGATGATGATtgtgatgataataaaatatctaAATATCCAAAGATTTGGAAAGAAAGAGATAATTCAAAACCTATTTTTAATTGGCATTTAGGTAAGATATCTGTTCTTAAAATGTTAGATAATGCAGAAAATTTTAGTATAGGTGGTGTAAAATATAAGGATTGGGATTTGATTCCTATTTTACCAcctaataataataaaaatgataaaaaggTTCATAAGATGTTTAAAGCTTCAATTAGTGCTAGGTATGGATTAAAAAATAGAACAatgaaattttttataaagaaaattcCTATGGACATATGGGTTaaacaatataatttaatgaCTGAGTATGATGGGGAATATTTACTAGCTGGAGAAAATGCTGTTATGGAAGCTATGGCTTTAGCTTTCTTAAATGAATATCATCCAAATATAGCACctaaattttataaattattatatgaagaaGATAATAAGAATTGTACTGATTGTATATTagataatgaaaatttttatgatttgaacttatttaatgattttttatgtgaaaaattaaatacaaatataaatggtAATATTGTTATGATATCTGAATATTACGGTGAAGatatttttgattttattttaagaGAAACAGAAGGatttaatacatttttaaataaaaataaaaaaaaaagaattttatatgaaagTTTACATTTATTAGTAAAATTACATGATGCAGGATTTTCACACCTTGATTTATCTCctgaaaatatattaataacaGATAAATATCAGATGCTTTTTTGTGATTTTGCTAAAAGTACACCTCTTTATAGTTTTAAATTAAGACATCTTAAACATTTTGAAGGtttatattcttttgaATCATGTGAACCTAGTATTGGGAAAATTGAATATATGCCACCTGAATGTTGGAATTTACTCaggaaatataaaaaaatgaaaatcaAAGATCCTATGagaaatttaaattttattacaGATCAAGATAAAAGGAAagatttttattatgatgtTTCTAATGCtgataaatatatgctTGGAGTGTTTTTCATTTGGGTTTGGAATAATGGATATTTATGGTCGCGTTCGGATCCTGAACAAGATCATGTCTTTTATGAACTATCACAAGCTGATATgaattttaatatgttaGAGAGGACAAAGAAATGGCCAGATGACTTTAAATTTATTCTCAAG AAATTATTACACATGGAACATAGAAGAAATTTAGATTTAAAGGATCTATGCAAACATCCTTGGTTTAC
- a CDS encoding alpha/beta hydrolase, putative produces MKKGMKKSNNCHFFFLTYVLVCIVGVLYVILQNLYSIKKVVESTGHIEEIKLRYLSETELNKISDNSLKKKLKQVKGGIEKNGICEKNKEIDIKKNSEDAYDDADKIYRDKEYNEKCYIKYETPKFLQDRNIHCPYKYGKVFVGTYGITNYELIGNRENPLVIFFHGLGGDKDSFSKMDEYLLENNYQILKYDLYGHGLSECPKYSSNDVYNLNFFLTQIEELVCYLNLQNKEFYLIGGSMGCLIAAAFAQKYINQVKKMVFLSPVGMLGRKPLSLKIKNALLSIINSCSCIMSPFCFPKCCMKHCIPRSDFEVVYDRLMWNAFAKKNLTDCIYGCLNNMPMWSSHDIFIEVGKKNIPTLIFCGEKDDLYDDDVYKNLNTYFTNSHIIVFKGENHYIVPSRTSDIILCIAIFTTFPNDVDLKSDYIFFPIDQNGCTT; encoded by the exons atgaaaaaaggaatgaagaaatcaaataattgtcattttttttttttaacatatgTTTTGGTTTGTATTGTAGGAGTGCTATATGTGATATTACAA AATTTATATTCAATTAAAAAGGTTGTCGAATCAACAGGACATATAGAGGAAATTAAATTAAGATATTTAAGTGAAACTGAATTAAATAAGATATCAGataattctttaaaaaaaaagttaaaaCAAGTGAAAGGGGgaattgaaaaaaatggtatatgtgaaaaaaataaagaaattgatataaagaaaaatagTGAAGATGCATATGATGATGCTGATAAGATATATAGAGATAAAGAATATAACGAAAAATGTTACATTAAGTATGAAACACCAAAATTTTTACAGGATAGAAATATTCATTGTCCTTATAAATATGGAAAGGTTTTTGTTGGAACATATGGAATAACAAATTATGAACTTATTGGGAATAGAGAGAATCCATtagtaattttttttcatggGCTTGGTGGAGATAAAGATAGTTTTTCAAAAATGGATGAATATCTCcttgaaaataattatcaaATACTTAAGTATGATTTATATGGGCATGGGTTATCTGAATGTCCAAAATATAGTAGTAATgatgtatataatttaaatttttttttgacTCAAATAGAAGAATTAGTAtgttatttaaatttacaaaataaggaattttatttgattGGTGGTTCAATGGGTTGTTTAATAGCTGCTGCATTTGCAcagaaatatattaatcaAGTTAAAAAAATGGTTTTTTTATCACCTGTGGGTATGTTAGGAAGGAAACCTTtatcattaaaaataaaaaatgcATTATTGAGTATAATTAATTCTTGTTCATGTATTATGTCACCATTTTGTTTTCCAAAATGTTGTATGAAACATTGTATTCCACGAAGTGATTTTGAAGTAGTTTATGATAGATTAATGTGGAATGCTTTTGCCAAAAAGAATTTAACCGATTGTATATATGGTtgtttaaataatatgcCAATGTGGAGTTCCcatgatatttttatagaagtagggaaaaaaaatatacctACTTTAATATTTTGTGGAGAAAAAGATGATCtttatgatgatgatgtttataaaaatttaaatacCTATTTTACTAATTCTCATATTATTGTTTTCAAAGGAGAAAATCATTATATAGTACCTTCAAGAACTTCagatattattttatgtattgCAATCTTTACCACTTTTCCAAATGATGTGGATTTAAAATCagattatatttttttccctATTGACCAAAATGGATGTAccacataa
- a CDS encoding putative exported protein (Plasmodium exported protein, unknown function) produces the protein MMCKMKNIFLFNVEIFVLLLFISQWNYTKNDNIQSLWYKFQEPYNNILNVRYCRLLAEHAEYFGEVKSNVTVLVSQNYLDNMINEEDDEMYDDMEDEYYDVNDEVLLDDERRKTFNVEDEEVLNEEFSDALDDNNFYITNYVKEDVVVGDINKNAGAVEKENLNDKWLNLMQEKLKDINYYKQKYENKRHNYNDGVKKLEEKYHLTFLWVLGYIFYFIPSLAKLFPILYHFCIYKFSQMMSNSWKGLL, from the exons atgatgtgtaaaatgaagaatatatttttatttaatgttGAAATTTTTGTATTACTACTCTTTATATCACAATGGAATTACACAAAAAAT GATAATATTCAAAGTTTGTGGTATAAATTTCAAGAaccatataataatatattaaatgttAGATATTGTAGATTGTTAGCAGAACATGCAGAATATTTTGGTGAGGTGAAATCCAATGTAACCGTTTTAGTTAGTCAAAATTATCTTgataatatgataaatgaagaagatgatGAAATGTATGATGATATGGAAGATGAATATTATGATGTAAACGATGAAGTTTTATTAGATGATGAAAGAAGGAAAACATTTAATGTAGAAGATGAAGAAGtattaaatgaagaatTTTCAGATGCTTtagatgataataatttttatataactaATTATGTGAAGGAAGATGTAGTTGTAGgtgatataaataaaaatgcTGGAGCTGtggaaaaagaaaatttaaatgataaatgGTTAAATTTGATGcaagaaaaattaaaggatataaattattataaacaaaaatatgaaaataaaagacataattataatgatggTGTTAAAAAGttagaagaaaaatatcATTTAACATTTCTATGGGTCTTGGgttacatattttattttattccATCCCTTGCTAAATTATTTcctatattatatcatttttgtatatataaatttagTCAAATGATGTCAAATTCATGGAAGGGTTTATTATAa
- a CDS encoding putative exported protein (Plasmodium exported protein, unknown function), which translates to MNNQHLIYRSVLIKYFPKEKGKKYFLFINIIVYCILSVLYDIFPNITFPNYIFVNTKDIVIYNTRVIRSLYEEYHFNTIKEKILLNDLIKDDLIKNDIKEDHIKKSDIQEEDLKSYENFKYNLMKNEEKQDNLIKEDIIVNLSNNDNIIIYNSYEQNILQDFPYEQNILQDFPYEENILQDFPYEDNIIISNSRDDYLIEEGINENSSITVDLNNSMINETNDVDNEKDKVKMIIYSYIKKVDSCKKDINHKKFGKCRDEEDER; encoded by the exons ATGAATAACCAGCACTTAATTTATAGGTCAGTATTGATTAAATATTTTCCCAAAGAAAAGgggaaaaaatattttttgttcataaacataattgtatattgtatattaaGCGTcttatatgatatttttcCTAAC aTTACATTTccaaattatatttttgtgaATACTAAAGACATTGtaatttataatacaaGAGTCATCAGATCACTATATGAAGAATATCATTTTAATACaataaaggaaaaaatattattaaatgatctaataaaagatgatttaataaaaaatgatataaaagaagatcatattaaaaagagTGATATACAGGAGGAGGATCTAAAGAGttatgaaaattttaaatataatttgatgaaaaatgaagaaaaacaggataatttaataaaagaagatataATAGTTAATTTATCAAAcaatgataatataataatatataattcgtatgaacaaaatatattacaagATTTTCcatatgaacaaaatatattacaagATTTTCCATAcgaagaaaatatattacaagATTTTCCAtatgaagataatataataattagTAATTCAAGGGATGATTATTTAATAGAGGAAGGAATAAATGAAAACTCTTCTATAACAGTTGATTTAAATAACAGTATGATAAATGAGACAAATGATGTTGATAACGAAAAGGATAAAGTtaaaatgattatatattcatatataaaaaaagtgGATTCATgtaaaaaagatataaatcataaaaaatttgGAAAATGTCGAGATGAAGAAGACGAAAGATAA
- a CDS encoding exported protein (hyp1) produces the protein MVTKNYNISKNVIRQIGIGVNKSICFTFKNINILGKCQKICIKHFLIFNKILLLFILVWIFQYSNEEFTCKGSRSTKQDEEKASLRFYRLLAQSYLFNSRLDGSYNYSNAENERMFMRNYMNDGLFKSQAYNESEKRDNLRNNIYNEQNDFAKEGYSREYDSKYNSAEFGTSRKKNGGRNPFNYQSNNENNKPASFMNEDIYNKNYYNERENIDELNKKLHDDWSKFLNEDYSNEFESNNFNSPHYDTYKSQYDTYKSKYDTYKSPYDTYKSQYDIYKSQYDDRNKYSYPSREANYVPPFMDENINRLNNNYRDGFDDTKKNNINDDKGMNFVRDEFYDEYNNNMNTSPEYLFSQEWDNENTHDGFSSGWNNYNSENSDHKDQIKVETPYIRVVEEIDDESNNKRDNYDMLNKDSSCNRNEKMEYYFQSDKFPVDCKGMYTNSNIVVEEYDTPVDLKETNNNFYSFNEKLNNERPKKYMPEDKEFINEIGHMSSTWSNSSSSHSSSSYSPSSHSSSSHFASSHSSSSHSPSSHFSSSHSPPSQSSSSHSPPSHSPPSHSSSSHSPPSHSPPSHFPSPHSQPSFIPETFQESNVESPEFQLPTFESAPVHISEYELPNFDLLEYDLPHFDPSEFRPEIFDESEFKTEIFDESEFRPEIFDESEFRPEIFDESEFKPSVFDPSEYKNSTFKESKFSTSSHSTRSYENEFNLSSDRRNSESSSRIHVDDENYKRLKDILSNLCSSREKIYDLSKEEKEFLVKMLKLDYEDFNFNSRGNTRNYNDSSPFTNFELKRIHLKIKAFIYKCLLRLLQSYEKTTENHVGSNIYDIF, from the coding sequence TTTACCTGTAAAGGTAGTAGATCAACAAAACAAGATGAAGAGAAAGCATCCTTAAGATTTTATAGATTATTAGCCCAAagttatttatttaattccCGTTTGGATGGATCCTATAATTATTCTAATGCAGAAAATGAAAGGATGTTTATGCGaaattatatgaatgatGGTTTGTTTAAATCCCAAGCGTATAATGAATCAGAAAAAAGAGATAatttaagaaataatatatacaatgaacaaaatgatTTTGCTAAAGAAGGATATTCGAGAGAATATGACAGCAAATATAACTCTGCAGAATTTGGTACATCTAGAAAGAAAAACGGTGGAAGAAATCCATTTAATTATCAATCgaataatgaaaataataaaccCGCTTCATTTATGAATGAggatatttataataaaaattattataacgaaagagaaaatatagatgaattaaataaaaagttaCATGATGATTGGTCTAAGTTTTTAAATGAAGATTATTCTAATGAATTTGAaagtaataattttaattcaCCACATTatgatacatataaatCACAATATGATACGTACAAATCAAAATATGATACGTACAAATCACCATATGATACGTACAAATCAcaatatgatatatataaatcacaatatgatgatagaaataaatattcttatCCATCAAGAGAAGCAAATTATGTACCTCCTTTTATggatgaaaatattaatagatTAAATAACAATTATAGGGATGGATTTGATGAcactaaaaaaaataatataaatgatgataaagGAATGAATTTTGTAAGAGATGAATTTTAcgatgaatataataataatatgaatacaTCACCGGAATATTTGTTCTCACAAGAATGGgataatgaaaatacaCATGATGGATTTTCATCAGGATGGAATAATTACAACAGTGAAAATAGTGATCATAAAGATCAAATAAAGGTTGAAACGCCATATATTAGGGTAGTTGAAGAAATAGATGATgaatcaaataataaaagagataattatgatatgTTAAATAAAGATTCATCATGTAAtagaaatgaaaaaatggAATACTATTTCCAATCAGATAAATTTCCAGTTGATTGTAAAGGCATGTATACGAATTCTAATATAGTAGTAGAAGAATATGATACTCCTGTTGATTTAAAAGAAAccaataataatttttattcatttaatgaaaaattaaataatgagagaccaaaaaaatatatgccagaagataaagaatttataaatgaaatagGACATATGTCATCAACATGGTCAAATTCGTCGTCATCACATTCTTCGTCATCATATTCTCCGTCATCACATTCTTCGTCATCACATTTTGCGTCATCACATTCTTCGTCATCACATTCTCCGTCATCACATTTTTCGTCATCACATTCTCCGCCATCACAGTCTTCGTCATCACATTCTCCGCCATCACATTCTCCCCCATCACATTCTTCGTCATCACATTCTCCGCCATCACATTCTCCGCCATCACATTTTCCGTCACCACACTCACAACCCTCGTTTATACCAGAAACGTTTCAAGAATCCAATGTTGAATCACCAGAATTTCAATTACCGACTTTTGAATCAGCACCTGTTCATATATCAGAATATGAACTACCGaattttgatttattaGAATATGATTTACCACATTTTGATCCATCAGAATTTAGACCTGAAATTTTTGATGAATCAGAATTTAAAACTGAAATTTTTGATGAATCAGAATTTAGACCCGAAATTTTTGATGAATCAGAATTTAGACCCGAAATTTTTGATGAATCAGAATTTAAACCATCAGTTTTTGATCCGTCcgaatataaaaattcaaCATTTAAAGAATCAAAATTTTCAACATCATCACATTCAACACGATCTTATGAGAATGAATTTAACTTAAGTAGTGATAGAAGAAATAGTGAATCGTCTTCTAGAATACACGTTgatgatgaaaattataaacGTTTGAAAGATATATTAAGTAACTTATGTTCAAGTAgggaaaaaatatatgatcTTAGTAAAGAAGAGAAAGAATTCCTTGTAAAAATGCTAAAATTAGATTATGAAgattttaattttaattctAGAGGAAACACAcgtaattataatgattcATCACCATTCACAAATTTTGAATTAAAACGaatacatttaaaaataaaagcatttatatacaaatgtCTTTTACGTTTATTACAATCTTATGAAAAAACAACTGAAAATCATGTAGGcagtaatatatatgatatattttag